One genomic window of Prinia subflava isolate CZ2003 ecotype Zambia chromosome 27, Cam_Psub_1.2, whole genome shotgun sequence includes the following:
- the LOC134562444 gene encoding olfactory receptor 14J1-like — MSNSSSISHFLLLPLAHTRQLQLLHFCLFLAISLAALLANGLIISAVACGHLLHSPMFFFLLNLALSDLGSILTTVPKAMHNSLWDTTNISYEGCAAQLFLFLFFMSAEFSLLTIMCYDRYVSICKPLHYGTLLGSRACAHMAAAAWASAFLHALLHTANTFSLPLCHGNALGQFFCEIPYILKLSCSKSYLRELGLLAVSAFLAFGCFVFIVFSYVQIFRAVLRIPSEQGRHKAFSTCLPHLAVVSLFLSTGIFAYMKPPSISSPSLDLAVSVLYSVVPPALNPLIYSLRNQELKAAVWRLIMG, encoded by the coding sequence atgtccaacagcagctccatcagccacttcctcctgctgccattggcacacacacggcagctgcagctcctgcacttctgcctcttcctggccatctccctggctgccctcctggccaacggcctcatcatcagcgccgtagcctgcggccacctcctgcacagccccatgttcttcttcctgctcaacctggccctcagcgacctgggctccatcctcaccactgtgcccaaagccatgcacaattccctctgggacaccacGAACATCTCCTATGAaggatgtgctgcacagctgtttctgtttttatttttcatgtcagCAGAGTTTTCCCTCTTGACCATCATGTGCTATGACCgctacgtgtccatctgcaaacccctgcactacgggaccctcctgggcagcagagcttgtgcccacatggcagcagctgcctgggccagtgcctttctccatgctctgctgcacacagccaatacattttccctgcccctgtgccatggcaatgccctgggccagttcttctgtgaaatcccatacatcctcaagctctcctgctccaaatcctacCTCAGAGAACTTGGGCTTCTTGCTGTTAGTGCCTTTTTAGCTTTTggctgttttgtgttcattgttttctcctatgtgcagatcttcagggctgtgctgaggatcccctctgagcagggacggcacaaagccttttccacctgcctccctcacctggctgtaGTCTCCCTGTTCCTTAGCACTGGCATTTTTGCCTACATGAAgcccccctccatctcctccccatccctggatctggcAGTGTCCGTTCTGTACTCGgtggtgcctccagccctgaaccccctgatctacagcctgaggaaccaggagctcaaggctgcagtgtggagaTTGATCATGGGATGA
- the LOC134562338 gene encoding olfactory receptor 14J1-like — protein MSNSSSISHFLLLPLAHTRQLQLLHFCLFLAISLAALLANGLIISAVACGHLLHSPMFFFLLNLALSDLGSILTTVPKAMHNSLWDTRIISYTGCAAQLFLFFFFTGAEYYLLTIMCYDRYVSICKPLHYGTLLGSRACAHMAAAAWASAFLNALLHTANTFSLPLCHGNALGQFFCEIPHILKLSCSKSYLRELGLLVLSAFLYFGCFVFLVFSYVQIFRAVLRIPSEQGRHKAFSTCLPHLAVVSLFLSTGTFAYLKPPSISSPSLDLSVSVLYSVVPPALNPLIYSLRNQELKAAVWTLITGPFN, from the coding sequence atgtccaacagcagctccatcagccacttcctcctgctgccattggcacacacgcggcagctgcagctcctgcacttctgcctcttcctggccatctccctggctgccctcctggccaacggcctcatcatcagcgccgtagcctgcggccacctcctgcacagccccatgttcttcttcctgctcaacctggccctcagcgacctgggctccatcctcaccactgtgcccaaagccatgcacaattccctctgggacaccaggatCATCTCCTACAcaggatgtgctgcacagctctttctgtttttctttttcactggaGCAGAGTATTACCTCCTGACCATCATGTGCTACGACCgctacgtgtccatctgcaaacccctgcactacgggaccctcctgggcagcagagcttgtgcccacatggcagcagctgcctgggccagtgcctttctcaatgctctgctgcacacagccaatacattttccctgcccctgtgccatggcaatgccctgggccagttcttctgtgaaatcccacacatcctcaagctctcctgctccaaatcctacCTCAGAGAACTTGGGCTTCTTGTGCTAAGTGCTTTTCtatattttggttgttttgtgttccttgttttctcctatgtgcagatcttcagggctgtgctgaggatcccctctgagcagggacggcacaaagccttttccacctgcctccctcacctggctgtagtctccctgttcctcagcactggcacatttgcctacctgaagcccccctccatctcctccccatccctggatctgtcagtgtcagttctgtactcggtggtgcctccagccctgaaccccctcatctacagcctgaggaaccaggagctcaaggctgcagtgtggacaCTGATAACTGGACCATTTAATTAA